The Mucilaginibacter yixingensis genome window below encodes:
- a CDS encoding SUKH-3 domain-containing protein: MYSFSPQTLIILKESGWHAGRQVDISVFEESLLKDGFTLFPIAASFLAEFGDLDIVFSNRIGQKANFHFNVKKAVEEVDPLWAQQDYYRRLGDKQLCVIGQAYTDHMTLMMSETGEVYGGFDDFLCKIANSGVDAIKRICDNERAEEIP, encoded by the coding sequence CGTTTTCGCCACAAACGTTGATCATTCTAAAAGAATCGGGTTGGCATGCTGGTCGCCAGGTTGATATTTCTGTTTTCGAAGAAAGTTTATTGAAAGATGGTTTTACATTATTTCCGATAGCAGCTTCTTTTTTGGCTGAATTTGGAGATTTGGATATTGTTTTTTCGAACAGAATTGGCCAGAAAGCTAACTTTCACTTTAATGTTAAGAAGGCAGTTGAGGAGGTAGATCCCTTGTGGGCACAGCAGGATTATTATAGGCGACTGGGCGATAAACAATTGTGTGTCATCGGTCAGGCTTATACAGATCACATGACATTGATGATGAGTGAAACAGGTGAAGTATATGGTGGATTTGATGACTTTTTATGCAAAATAGCCAATAGTGGTGTTGACGCTATAAAGAGGATCTGCGACAATGAAAGGGCTGAAGAAATTCCTTAA